The Macaca nemestrina isolate mMacNem1 chromosome 17, mMacNem.hap1, whole genome shotgun sequence genome contains the following window.
CCTGTCCTGTGGCTATTTGCAGATATTTTGTTCCTCTTACCAGACTGTAAGCTCTTTGAGGCTGGATTTCTGCCTTtcgtccattcattcattcactcattcttctATTCATGCATTCACTGATTCCACAAGTTGTTGTTGCCTATAACATGTACCAGAGATTGTACCAGGCAGATGGGCATATCTAGATAAACAAAACACATGATCCTTTCTCTTCTGGAGCTAACAATCTACTGGCCGCAGAGATAATagcaaaaaagtaaatataaaatagtaaaaatagaaatttcgAATAGAGAACAGTCCCATGAGGAAAATAGGTAAGATATGGAGGGAGAGAATAAGCCAGAAGGTGATGGGACGAGGCAGCTGGCACAACCCCAGGCCCAGGAATTCAACAAGCATCTAGTGGGTGGACCCAGCACATGAGAGGACAGTGCCAAGCAAAGAAGTCAAATGTCTACTAGGCTGGGCATGGCCAGATCGCCCATGTTGTGTTGGACGTCCTCCTGctggtataattattttaaaataacaggaCAAGGaagggtgccgtggctcatgcctgtgatcccagcaatttgggaggccgaggtgggtggatcaccagaggtcaggagttggagaccagcctggccaacatggtgaaactctgtctcttccaaaaatacaaaaattagctgagcctggtcaTGCATGTCTGGAATTCCAAcaactcgggagactgaggcaggagaattgcctgaacccagcaggcggaggttgcagtgagccaagatggtgtcactgcactccagcctggttccCAATAGACCCCGCAGGCCCTACAGGTCATCTTCCCAACCTACTGCTTGCTCCATATCACCACCCTCCTCCCCATGACATTATAGAAGGACACCTAGTCAGACAAAATGATGCAACTTAATTTTATTAGGACACATCTGGTGGGCACTGGAGTGGCACCTTCCATGGCCAGGATTGGCAATTGGGAGGGGTCACAGGATGCCACCCAGGCATCTAGAAGCCACAGCTGCCCTCCACAGAGCGGCACTGCACAATGCGCAGGAATGTCTCGATCTTGTCCATGTCCTTCCTGAAGCAATAGAGCAGCCCGTAGTTCTTGAGCAGTGCATCATTGTTGTGTGAGTTTGTGTCAAACTTGCTGTAGGTCTGCTTGAAGATCTGTCCAGTCCGGGAGCTGCCATCTTCCAGCCTCTGCAAagtgaagaaagagaaggagaggccGAGAGCGCTTGGTCACTgttccctccctctctcattcattcattttcctccctccccttcagGGTGTAGAGAAAGACCTGGAGGATTCACCAGGGAAATGAAGACTAAGGTGAGTTCTCTTGGGTCAGGGCCTGACTGCTAAAAAGAGGGCAGCAGTGTTTCTCTCCCCCAGCCCTCGAGGCCAGTGGGGTTCCAGGATTGGGGACCCCTGGCAGCACCCTCACCCCCATCAGTGTTTGGATGCCTTCCTCTAGGTCCTTTAAGAGGTCATAGACGTCGCTGTCCGAGGTGCCATACACCAGGCTGTTGGCAAACACACTCCTGAGGAACTGCACGGGCTCCAGCCACGACTGGATGAGAAGCAGGGAGATGCGGAGCAGCTCTAGGTTCTGCAGGGGAAGGACACGCAGTGGCTGTGCTGCCCAGGGCCTCTGACCACAGGCCTCCCCCATCCCCGTCTTGGGGAGAAGGCATCCACTCACGGATTTCTGCTGTGTTTCCTCCCTGTTGGAGGGTGTCGGAATAGACTCTGAGAAGCAGAGGGAGGTCTGGGGGTTCTGCAGGAATGAATACTTCTGTTCCTTTGGGATATAGGCTTCTTCCTAGGAGAAGGACCACCCACCAAGATCTACGCTGGAGACCAGCTCCCATTGTTACTTTTCTGGGAACCTCACTCAGCGTACGCTCATCTGCCTGCCTTTTCGCTTCAGAAAACAACCTGAGCTCCTTAGTCTCCTCCCCTTACTTTCCAGCGAGGGAATTCACCCCTTCCTGCCACCTGTGATGTGCTCCCATTCCCCAAGAGCTTACAAACTCCTGGTAGGTGTCAAAGGCCAGCTGGTGCAGGCGATGGGCGCGGAGCATAGCGTTGTCAAAAAGCCTGGATAAGGGAATGGTTGGGAAGGCACTGCCCTCTTGAAGCCAGGGCAGGCAGAGCAGGGCAAAAGCCAGGAGCAGGGATGTCCGGGAGCCTGGGGAGAAACCGAAGGGCAACAGACAGAGCTGGAGAGCAAGAGGCCAGTGCTCTCCCTGCCCCAggagctgtttgtttttctctctctatcCCTCCAGGGACCAGGAACATTGTGAGATTGACCAAATATCTGGACTTAGATGGCGATACTCATTCAGAAGCCTCAAACCTGAGGGTTAGTGCTGCTGTCCCATCTACAGGGTGCCACCTCTCCCCTCGGGACACATCATGCGGAAAGGGATTTTAGGGGCACTTACCTGCAGCCATTGCAGCTAGGTGGGCTGTCCACAGGACCCTGAGTGGTTCGGGGAGTTGGGCCTTGGGATCCTGGAGCTGGTCTCTTGTGGGCCCTTTTTATACCCTGGCCCCTTATCTCTCGCTGCGTGACCCCACCTGTTTCTCTGTACATTTATGCATGGGGCTACTGACGTGCCTGTGCTAATGGATAATTGAGAAGCTCCTCCCACACATGCTGGGATCATGCCCCCTGGCTTGTCATCTTTCCCTTCTCACCGTCACCAGCATTGTGAGGGCTGTGCACAGAGTGTCAGCCAGAGATACCGCCCAACTTGTCCTCTCCTTAAGGAGCAGGTGGGTGTCCTCTGGCAGCACGCCATGGTGGCCAACCTGAACGCGGGGAAGGATGTCAGGATAGCCAGTCCTTGAGACCCCTACCGACCCCATCCCACTCTCTATCCtatccctttcctcctccccacaTGTTTCCCCTCCACCCAGCAGAGAGAATGTGTGTGCTGTGAAAAGGGGCCAAGCACAGGCAATAGATTGTGGGGGTTCTGGGAACGATTCAGTCCTGAATTCCACTTTTGTTGACTCCTCCTGGGCCCGCCTGAGGCAGCTGGATGCAGTGCTAACACTGACCACTAGAGGGAACCAACTCCCCACTTTGCTCTCCCCTTTCCCTGAGCcttgggggatggggtgggggtggggggcgctCCCCCAGGTCTCTGGGGACAAAGAACCCAGACTCATGGTATTGCCCCAGCTCCTTGGACCTGCAGCAGAGATACAAGCCAAGAAGCAGAAATTTCGGGGACAGACACGGACCACAAGCGCTTCCTCCCCTAGCCCTGAAACCATCAGAGAATCTCAAAGTTAGAAGAGCTCTTGAAGGTTTGAGTGTCTTCCCTAGCTTTGGAAGGCCGAACACATCACACCAAAAGATGCCCTATCAGGCTGGaggcggtggctcaggcctgtaatcccagcactttgggaggccgaggccggtgtatcacgaagtcaggagttcaagaccatcctgactaatatggtgaaaccccgtctctactaaaaatacaaaaaaattagctgggtgtggtggcgggcacctgtagtcccagttactcaggaggctgaggcaggagaatggcctgaacccagtaggtggagcttgcagtgagctgagatcggccactgcactccagcctgggcaacagagcagaactccatctcagaaaaaaagaaaaaaattttttttctctagagcAGGTAGTATGATGCTACTcagttatttagttattttagctTCTCCCATGTTCCTCCAATGTCAATTGAGGCAGGGAGCACCCCATGACAGGGCCCTTTTGCTAGTGCTGGGGACTTAGATGTGGACTTTAAGCCATGGAAGAAGTCTCCAGCCTCCCTTAGGAATGAGGATAGCAGGAGCCTGAACTGGGGACTAATCCAGAACTCTGTAGATGGACACGGGGGTGGCGAGGCTCCCCAGACAGGTTACAGCCAGGAACACGTAGGACCAGCCAGGGCACGGGAGTGTCTCCTCTCACCTCTCCACTTCTGTTGACCTCAGAGTTACGGTGACTCAGAGGACTCTAGGGACCCCTGGGGAAACACCTTTACAAAGGGTTACCATGGTAACCATGGACCAGAGGGAAGAACTGAGGCCCACAGGTGTGGGTAGAAGTCAGTGATCCTTTTTTCTAGTCTAGATCTTCCGAGGGCCTTGAGCGATGGAAACCTTGTCCATCATTCATTGCTAGTAAAAAATCAACTTTGAATTAGACTTGGGATTTTCCTGACAGTACTGGGAAATGGCCCACTGTTGGGGCATCACTTGGGGCCAGATCCCTGGCTCCTGCAGGCTGAGAGACTACCCAACAACAGCCTCCGCATGGCCAGTGGGGAGACACTGGGCTTCGCATCTCTGGTTTCAGCCTCTAAAGGCTCAGgataggctgggcctggtggctcacgcctgtaatcccaacagtttgggaggccgagacaggtggatcacctgaggtcaggagtttgagaccagcgtggtcaacatggtgaaaccctgtctgtactgaaaatagaaaaattagccacgcctggtggcatgcccctgtaattctagcttctggggaggcttaggcacaagaattgcttgaacccaggaggcagaggttgccgtgagccgagattgcgccactgcactccagcctgggcgacagagtgagactccatatcgaaaaaaaagaatctcaggaTAGATCTCAGAATCATCTTGGTTCTTTTAAAGAAAGTCCCTTTATAATTTAGGATTAATGAATTTCTCTGTGTGTTTGGAAGCCCTTCCTGTGTCCAACCTTGACTAACTCTAGGGTTCTGTGTACCTGCTGTGGAAAGTTGCAGATCTGCTGTTGATCCTAAAGTGGTGTCTTTCAGGCTTTGAGATCTCCTGTTAGGTTCAAGACTGTGGGGTTGACGACAATCACATTTTTCGAAGCCATACTCACCGGGTCTTAGGGATCGCCTCCGAGGGACTAGTGGGTGCTCCTTCCACTCCCACTTTGGTGATTTGTGGCGCACACTTCCCACCTGCAgctctgttctttcttctttgagATCAGAGGCTGTTTATCGTACTGGGACATACTCTACCTCCTTTTGGCTTCTAATGTCCTTTCTCTGAGTTTGGTACCGAGTCAATTACTCAGCTCATTGGATTAAGGTCTTCAGGGAATATTATGTGGGGATTCCCAAGGGCTCTCCTAGGGGAGGTGAGGAAGATGATCAATACTTCTGCGTGTCCACCATGTGCTTGGGACTCTACTGAGCCATAGGGATGTGAGTGAGGatactgaggctcaaagagatcAGATGGTTTACCTGGAGCTCTCCCAGTTCCTAAGTGATGCCTATCCAAGGCCCCCAGGCTTTCCTTCCATGCCAAAATCTTTAGAAACCTCATCTAGTAAAGATGGTGGCACTACTAGGCATGGACAGAGCTTGCCTCAGTGCAAAGCTAGCAGGACAGGGGTCAAGTCCCTGCACAGAGGATGTTCCATGAAGATGGGGGGAATTGAACACGAGGAACTTCAGCTGCGGAATAAGGTGTCCATAGGCATTAAGGAAAGTGGTAGAAAACAACCACCCAGTGTAGCTCGGTTTAGTGAACCGAGGCACATCATGCTGCCTATTTGTATTGCACGTTTCAGTGTACATCGTGTTTCACTTCCTGTATCTCGTTGGACCCTTAAGCTTGCCACATGATATGGCCGGGGGGTTCAGGCACTCGGGGGGGGGGTTCAGGCACAGAGAAAGGGCCTCAGAAGGCTCGGGGAGGAGAGGGGCAGGCACTGTTGTGTGTTGATGGGGTATTGTTTGCACTGGTTGATGATCTCTGAACAACCAAGAAGTATATAACGATCTACCTAACCGGACATGCTAAGTAATTTCACTTTGGGGATGATTCTCCAGGGAGACAATCCATTGATAGAGAAGTGAAAAGCATCAAGATGTGTCTAGTAGTTGTAGGAAGTCTGGGGTGCTTTCCTGATGGGGTGTCCTCAGCTGGAAAtagcctctctccttcctttgacCTGCCCTGTGGCTATTTGCAGACATTTTGTTCCTCTTACCAGACTGTAAGCTCTTTGAGGCTGGATTtcgatttctttctttcttttttttttttttttttgagacaagtcttgctctgtcacccaggctggagtgcaatggcacgatctcggctcactgcaagctctgcccccatgggttcatgtcattctcctgcctcagcctcccaagtagtagtacaggtgcctgccaccatgtccagctaattttttgtatttttagtagagatggggtttcactgtgttagccaggatggtctcgatctcttgatctcgtgatccacccgcctcggcctcccaaagtgctgggattataggtgtgagtcaccgcgcccggcctgaggctGGATTTCTGCctttcgttcattcattcattcactcattctatTCGTGCATTTACCGATTCCACAAGTAGCTGTTGCCTATAACATGTGCCAGAGATTGTACCAGGCAGATGGGCATATCTAGATAAATAAAAGACATGATTCTTTCTCTTCCGGTGCTAACAATCTACGTGGGGCAGAGATAatattttaccattatgtaatgtatatatataaaggtaaaaatatacattatgtaatgtatatataaaattgttatatttttttttttttgaaggaattttactcttattgcccaggctggagtgcaatggcaccatctcggttcattgcaacctccacttcctgggttcaagtgattctcctgcctcagcctcccaagtagctgggattacagatatgctccaccatgcctgactagttttgtatttttagtagagacggggtttcgccatttcTATTTACCTCATGGGAATGTTTCCAATTTGAAATTTCTATTTTACCATTATATTACCAACATACATATatacctggccaggcgcagtggttcatgcctgtaatcccagcactttcggaggccaaggcgtgtggatcacctgaggtcaggagttcgaggccagcctgaccaacatggcaaaaccccgtctctactaaaaatacaaaactagtcaggcatggtggagcatgcctgtaatcccagctacttgagaggctgaggcaggaaaattgcttgaacccaggaggtggaggttgcagtgagccaggatcgtgccgttgcactccagcctgtgcaacaagaatgaaactctgtctcaaaaaaaaaaaaaaaaaaaaaagaacataataataataataataaagaaaataacacgGACAGGAACTTTATTGTATGACAATACATACATGAACAAAATCAAATGCAAAAGGTGAAAAGCAGAGCGTCCAAGTTCCCAGGAATGTTCTATACGGACTCACAACTTACATGAACTTCTGTCTTCCCCTCCTGCCACGTGGGGAAAGTGGTATTAGGTCTGGAGGTGgaatgccttttttaaaaaattgaaaattatattaGGATCAGTCTAAGTGTGTTTTAACAAACTACACCCTGATTTAAGTCAGGAGATAATGCTCATTATTTTTGTCTTCCGTAGTCACCTGTTTCCAAGTAAAGGTTTTTGGGTGGGAGAGGCGGGTATCCCAAGTGGAGGGTTTGTGGTTGTTTGCAGCTGAGTCAATGGCAGGACCGGAAGATGACATACCAGGAGCAGCTTGTAGACCTGAGACACACCCAGGAATGTTGCAGATGTGGGCTCTGAACCCACTTCTTGAGGTGAACCAAAGAGAGCAGACAGGGATCCCAAATACCATGTTCTGAgatggctttttgttgttgttgttgttgttaagacagagtctcactctgttgcctagtctggaatgcagtggcatgatctcggatctcggctcactgtaacctccccttcctaggttcaagtgattctcctgcttcagcctccccagtagctgggattacaggcatgcactaccacgcctggttgatttttgttttttgtttgtttgctttttttttttgagatggcgtttctctcttgttgcccaggctggagtgcaatggcgtgatctcggctcaccacaatatctggcaggttcaagagattctcctgcctcagcctcccaagtagctaggattacaggcattcgccaccatgcctggctaattttgtgtttttagtacagatggggtttctttatgttggtcaggctggtcttgaactcccaacttctggtgatctgcctgcctcggcctcccaaaatgctgggattacaggcgtgagccaccacactgggcctaatttttgtgtttttagtagagacagggtttcaccatgttggctaggctggtcttgaactcctgacaccatgtgatccacctgcctcggcctcccacggtgctaggattacaggcgtgagccaccgcaccctgccctgAGATGGCTTTAGAGGCCCCTCAGAGAAGCCTCAGCCAGGCCAGACACCTACTAAGGGATGAACACTCACTGTTCTTGTCACCCAAACAGCACCCAAATAGCCACAGTTTTttgcgttttgttttgtttttctcttgcctctGATTCTGCTGGAAAAACACCCAAAACCTCGGGTCAGATCACGCCAACCCTAGCAGCACCTGCAGCAAGAGGGCAGGAAGTCAAGCTAGAATGGAGGAGGAACCAGCCTGTGCTTCAACCAGGGTCCCCGGGGAGCTGGCTGGATTCCCCCAGTAGGCAGTGGGGCATGTGCCCACCAGGGGCCTCGGAGCTGTGTTCTGGGGAGGGGGCAGGCAGAGGGGGCAGCTGCAGAGCTGGGGTCCTGGAGGGATGGCACAGTGGCTTCTTCTTGAGGGTGCTCAGAGGTCTCCTACTAGGCTCTGGCAAGAAGGAGTGGGGCCTTTGGGGCCTCGAACCTTGTGAATCGCAGGAAAATCAAATCTCCCTTCAATACACAAACATTTGAAGATAGCCAAAGTTGTCCCCGgattccctccttttcctcctcctttggTTCAGGGTCTTATTGCTGCAACGCCCTTCAAGAGAGGCGGCCGTGATGTAGCGGGGAGACGGCTGGACTTGGAGCCAGAAGGTCTATGTGTGATTTTGGCCAGTTATGGTAATTTCCCTGGGCCTTgatttccttgtttgtaaaaatCAGATAGTGCGATCCTCTTGCAGGTACATCAGGCAGAGTGTAAACGAAGATGGAGGTGTTCAATCCAGTTTTCTTGCATTTAAGAGGGGCTCCATACATATGTGTTGGGCCCAATAAAAGCTTTTGGTTCATATTCTGTGTTCTGATTGTGGTGGTTGTGATACAAATCTGTACATTTGCTAAAATTCTGTACACCCAAAGGAAacaaactcaattttttttttttcttgagatggagttttgcttttgtcacccaggctggagtgcaatggcacaatctcggctcactgcaacctctgcctcccaagttcgagtgattctcctgcctcagcctcccaaatagctgggattacagaagcccaccaccacgcccgcctaatttttgtacttttagtagagacggggtttcaccatgttggccaggctgttctcgaactcctgacttcaggtgagctcctgacttcaggtgatccacccgcctcggccccccaagtgctgggattacaagcacgagccactgtgcctgtaaGCCCTCGATTTTATTGTGATAATTTTTTACAAAACGTCTGGTCCAAATTCTTGCCCTTGGATGGGCTTTAGGATTCCCATTTAGCAGATAAAGCAACCTGAAATGTTTCTTGTCTCCACCATCATTACCCAGCTATGTTTCCATTGCCTATGTCAGTTCTGGGGGTCCACAAGACAGACATGATATCCCCCAGAGTGTAAGCccttaaaacagaaaaacagaccagGGAGGGCTCCTACATTATAACCCATGAAGTCAAGCCCTTTGGGGGTGTCTGGTGGAGGGGCCAATCTATGCTC
Protein-coding sequences here:
- the LOC105468988 gene encoding somatotropin isoform X2; amino-acid sequence: MAAGSRTSLLLAFALLCLPWLQEGSAFPTIPLSRLFDNAMLRAHRLHQLAFDTYQEFEEAYIPKEQKYSFLQNPQTSLCFSESIPTPSNREETQQKSNLELLRISLLLIQSWLEPVQFLRSVFANSLVYGTSDSDVYDLLKDLEEGIQTLMGRLEDGSSRTGQIFKQTYSKFDTNSHNNDALLKNYGLLYCFRKDMDKIETFLRIVQCRSVEGSCGF
- the LOC105468988 gene encoding somatotropin isoform X3, which encodes MAAGSRTSLLLAFALLCLPWLQEGSAFPTIPLSRLFDNAMLRAHRLHQLAFDTYQEFNPQTSLCFSESIPTPSNREETQQKSNLELLRISLLLIQSWLEPVQFLRSVFANSLVYGTSDSDVYDLLKDLEEGIQTLMGRLEDGSSRTGQIFKQTYSKFDTNSHNNDALLKNYGLLYCFRKDMDKIETFLRIVQCRSVEGSCGF
- the LOC105468988 gene encoding somatotropin isoform X1, producing MAAGSRTSLLLAFALLCLPWLQEGSAFPTIPLSRLFDNAMLRAHRLHQLAFDTYQEFEEAYIPKEQKYSFLQNPQTSLCFSESIPTPSNREETQQKSVSGCLLPKTGMGEACGQRPWAAQPLRVLPLQNLELLRISLLLIQSWLEPVQFLRSVFANSLVYGTSDSDVYDLLKDLEEGIQTLMGRLEDGSSRTGQIFKQTYSKFDTNSHNNDALLKNYGLLYCFRKDMDKIETFLRIVQCRSVEGSCGF